A single window of Leptolyngbya ohadii IS1 DNA harbors:
- a CDS encoding glycerate kinase — MNQSIAQNEAFLQQAFLRLQTFFQQQGWQTCSIDLCRNFWMPLAQQIADWRSQNIKVQNTLVVGILGGQGSGKTTLAAILSEILSEMGLQVCRLSIDDLYKTYADRLLLQQFDPRFRWRGPPGTHDVDLGLSVLQQLRQASSQSPVALPRFDKSLHQGAGDRIEPQMITAADVVLFEGWFVGIRPIDPALFDRTPVLSESDDPKGETASHRAFARDVNDRLCDYLPLWNELDRLIVLHPIDYRLTMQWRKEAEQMMKATGKPGMSDAEIEEFVQYFWRSLHPKLFLPLLNPLRTRSPVSEKVVLKVPLRSPLPE; from the coding sequence ATGAACCAGTCAATTGCTCAAAATGAAGCTTTCCTGCAACAGGCTTTCCTGCGGCTGCAAACCTTCTTTCAGCAACAGGGCTGGCAAACCTGCTCGATCGACTTATGCCGAAATTTCTGGATGCCCCTTGCCCAACAAATTGCCGACTGGCGATCGCAAAACATCAAAGTGCAGAATACGCTGGTTGTGGGCATTCTGGGCGGACAGGGCAGCGGCAAAACCACCCTCGCGGCAATTCTGTCAGAAATTCTCTCAGAGATGGGCTTGCAGGTCTGCCGTCTCTCGATCGATGACCTCTACAAAACCTACGCCGATCGGCTTCTATTGCAGCAGTTCGATCCCCGTTTTCGCTGGCGCGGTCCCCCCGGAACCCACGATGTTGATCTGGGGCTATCGGTTTTACAGCAGCTCCGGCAGGCTAGTTCCCAGTCCCCCGTTGCCCTTCCCCGCTTTGACAAATCCCTGCATCAGGGCGCAGGCGATCGCATTGAACCTCAGATGATCACCGCCGCAGATGTGGTGCTGTTTGAGGGCTGGTTTGTCGGTATCCGTCCGATCGATCCGGCTCTATTCGACAGAACCCCAGTGCTAAGTGAGTCCGACGACCCTAAAGGGGAAACTGCTTCGCATCGCGCCTTTGCCCGTGACGTAAACGATCGCCTGTGCGACTACCTGCCGCTGTGGAACGAACTCGATCGCCTGATTGTCCTGCACCCGATCGACTATCGCCTAACGATGCAGTGGCGCAAAGAGGCAGAACAAATGATGAAAGCCACCGGAAAGCCGGGCATGAGCGATGCTGAGATCGAAGAATTTGTGCAGTATTTCTGGCGATCGCTTCACCCCAAACTCTTCCTGCCGCTGCTGAATCCCCTCAGAACTCGATCGCCTGTTTCGGAAAAAGTTGTCCTGAAAGTCCCACTGCGATCGCCCCTGCCTGAATGA